From the genome of Vicia villosa cultivar HV-30 ecotype Madison, WI linkage group LG2, Vvil1.0, whole genome shotgun sequence, one region includes:
- the LOC131647262 gene encoding bidirectional sugar transporter SWEET5-like yields MGNSSIARAAVGILGNVIAFGLFLSPAPTIYGIIKKKAVEEFKPDPYLATIMNCAFWVLYGMPFVHPKSTLVYTINGTGVVIEIVFLTIFYIYSTNKGRKKLVLILAIETILFAAVVLITMLAFHDTTKRSLVVGVISGVFNVMMYFAPLTVMAKVIKTKSVKYMPFWLSLANLLNGLAWTTYAILPPFDIYILICNSIGVVSGIVQLILYACYCSNKAENNEDGDVEMKPTN; encoded by the exons ATGGGAAACAGTTCAATAGCTCGTGCAGCAGTTGGAATTCTAG GCAATGTGATCGCTTTCGGCTTATTTTTGTCACCAGC TCCAACTATCTATGGAATTATAAAGAAGAAGGCTGTAGAAGAATTCAAACCAGATCCATACTTGGCTACAATAATGAATTGTGCATTTTGGGTATTATATGGAATGCCTTTTGTGCACCCAAAAAGCACTTTAGTCTATACCATCAATGGCACAGGAGTCGTGATTGAAATTGTCTTTCTCACCATATTTTACATCTATTCTACCAACAAAGGAAGG AAAAAACTAGTTCTTATTCTTGCTATTGAGACTATTTTGTTTGCGGCCGTTGTTCTGATAACAATGTTAGCATTTCATGACACTACAAAAAGGTCTTTAGTAGTTGGTGTTATTTCTGGTGTCTTCAATGTAATGATGTATTTCGCTCCTCTAACCGTCATG GCAAAAGTTATAAAAACTAAAAGTGTGAAATATATGCCATTTTGGCTCTCTCTAGCAAACTTATTAAATGGTTTGGCTTGGACAACTTATGCTATCCTTCCCCCATTTGATATTTATATCTTG ATATGCAACAGCATTGGAGTAGTTTCTGGAATTGTTCAGCTTATTCTATATGCTTGTTATTGTTCTAACAAAGCTGAAAACAATGAAGATGGTGATGTTGAGATGAAACCAACTAACTAG